A single window of Candidatus Woesearchaeota archaeon DNA harbors:
- a CDS encoding 30S ribosomal protein S2 has protein sequence MTNEESFLVPQDIYLKSGIHIGTKFKTKYMEQFIYKTRPDGLSILNLQKIDERIAAAARFLAQFAPEDIIVVSRRENGWKPVKLFGDLTGATVFAGRYPPGMLTNPQLEIYREAKMLFVTDAWPDRNAVMDAIKIGIPVIALCDTNNQSNFIDLVVPCNNKGKKSLGLLFYILTREYMKLRGMIKSNEEFTKTADDFTEE, from the coding sequence ATGACCAATGAAGAATCGTTTTTAGTTCCGCAGGACATTTATCTGAAGTCCGGAATACACATAGGAACAAAATTCAAGACAAAGTACATGGAGCAGTTCATCTACAAGACAAGGCCTGATGGATTATCAATCCTGAATCTGCAGAAGATAGATGAAAGAATAGCGGCTGCTGCAAGGTTCCTTGCCCAGTTCGCCCCTGAAGACATAATTGTTGTTTCAAGAAGAGAGAATGGCTGGAAGCCGGTAAAGCTCTTTGGCGATCTTACAGGAGCAACAGTATTTGCAGGCAGATATCCTCCGGGAATGCTTACCAATCCGCAGCTGGAAATATACAGAGAGGCAAAAATGCTGTTTGTTACAGATGCATGGCCCGACAGGAACGCTGTTATGGACGCCATCAAAATCGGAATCCCTGTTATAGCGCTTTGCGACACAAACAACCAGTCTAATTTTATTGACTTGGTTGTTCCGTGCAACAACAAGGGAAAGAAAAGCCTTGGATTGCTGTTTTACATCCTTACAAGAGAGTACATGAAACTGAGAGGCATGATAAAAAGCAACGAGGAATTCACAAAAACAGCAGATGATTTCACAGAAGAATAG
- the radB gene encoding DNA repair and recombination protein RadB, which produces MKNILSTGSDALDLLLEGGYEKGIITTLYGPASSGKTCSCMLAAINAVKEGRKVIFIDSEGGFSVERFKQITSDYETILKNIIFLKPMNFAQQKEVFEKLKDIINEKIGLVVVDTISMLYRLELASSENGYNVNNALVQQISFLSEIARDKNIPVLLTNQVYADFEDKTKVNMVGGDIMKYGSKCLIELRKDNFGRKAVLQKHRSIKEGKEVCFEIKNQGIAILL; this is translated from the coding sequence ATGAAAAACATTCTGAGCACAGGCTCTGATGCGCTTGATCTTCTTCTTGAAGGAGGCTATGAAAAGGGAATAATAACAACCTTGTACGGGCCGGCAAGCTCGGGTAAGACATGCTCGTGCATGCTTGCAGCAATAAATGCAGTAAAAGAAGGAAGAAAGGTCATTTTTATTGACAGCGAAGGCGGGTTTTCTGTTGAAAGGTTCAAGCAGATAACATCTGATTATGAGACTATCCTCAAGAATATAATTTTTTTGAAGCCCATGAATTTTGCCCAGCAGAAGGAAGTATTTGAAAAATTAAAAGACATTATAAACGAAAAAATAGGGCTGGTTGTTGTTGACACAATTTCGATGCTTTATAGGTTAGAGCTCGCATCATCTGAAAACGGATATAATGTGAATAATGCGCTTGTCCAGCAGATTTCGTTTCTCAGCGAGATTGCGCGCGATAAGAATATTCCTGTTCTGTTAACGAACCAGGTTTACGCGGATTTTGAGGATAAAACAAAAGTAAATATGGTTGGCGGAGACATAATGAAATACGGGAGCAAATGCCTGATTGAATTAAGAAAAGACAATTTCGGCAGAAAGGCAGTTCTTCAAAAGCACCGCTCGATAAAAGAAGGAAAAGAGGTATGCTTTGAAATAAAAAACCAAGGGATTGCTATTCTTCTGTGA
- a CDS encoding magnesium transporter, which produces MDEEFREIFFSEIISITGGLFAGTMLAVFVNKLFLIPGLLILLPGFLEMRGNISGSLAGRLSVDLHLKKLKPAFKFKNNAILKDNIAASSLLVVLVAFILGVVAYFATFFIFNINNPAIIYIAVIAAVLSNIIEIPMTVLSCFWLYRHGYDPDNIMGPYLTTTGDIISVFSILIAIMVAA; this is translated from the coding sequence ATGGATGAAGAATTCAGGGAAATCTTTTTCAGCGAGATAATCTCAATAACAGGCGGCTTATTTGCCGGAACAATGCTTGCTGTTTTTGTCAATAAGTTATTTCTCATTCCCGGGCTGCTTATCCTGCTTCCGGGATTCCTTGAGATGCGGGGCAACATAAGCGGATCATTGGCAGGAAGATTAAGCGTTGATTTGCACCTGAAAAAATTAAAGCCTGCCTTTAAATTTAAAAACAATGCTATTCTGAAAGACAACATTGCTGCGTCTTCACTGCTTGTTGTCTTAGTTGCTTTTATCCTGGGCGTTGTTGCGTACTTTGCCACTTTTTTTATCTTTAACATAAACAACCCGGCAATAATATATATTGCAGTGATCGCAGCTGTTCTTTCAAATATCATTGAAATTCCAATGACTGTCCTAAGCTGCTTCTGGCTCTACAGGCACGGATATGACCCGGACAATATAATGGGGCCTTACCTGACAACAACAGGCGATATAATAAGCGTGTTTTCAATATTGATCGCAATAATGGTGGCTGCATGA
- the serS gene encoding serine--tRNA ligase yields MLDISFIRKNPAVVKKDLKKRHDEEKIAWLDDLLKKDEEWRNAKQEADELRARRNKASLEINELKKQGRDISKLIKEIKEIPDKIKKLEEKENELREKIHYYLMRIPNILHDSVPYGKDSSENAVVRTVGKPKKFDFEVKPHGELMEELNIADFKRAAKIAGTGFYYLKGALALLDLSLQRFAIDFLIKRGFTLIEPPFMMNKKSYEGVIELEAFEKVMYKIQDEDLYMIATSEHPMGAMHANEVLDEKGLPIRFCGISTNFRREIGSHGIDTRGLFRVHQFNKIEQFVFCRPEESWKMHEEIQKNSEDMYKALEIPFRVVSVCTGDIGIIAAKKYDIEAWSPREKQYFEVGSNSNCTAYQAARLNIKLQRKDGTREYLHTLNNTGIATSRAMRAILENYQNKDGTITVPKVLVPYMNGIKKIDKI; encoded by the coding sequence ATGCTCGATATAAGCTTCATAAGGAAAAACCCGGCTGTTGTAAAGAAAGACCTTAAGAAAAGGCATGATGAAGAAAAGATCGCATGGCTGGATGACCTTCTTAAAAAGGATGAAGAATGGAGAAATGCAAAGCAGGAAGCTGATGAGCTGAGGGCAAGAAGAAACAAGGCTTCTTTGGAAATCAACGAATTAAAAAAACAGGGCAGGGATATTTCAAAGCTTATAAAAGAAATAAAGGAAATTCCGGATAAAATAAAAAAACTTGAAGAAAAAGAGAATGAGCTAAGGGAAAAGATACATTATTATCTTATGAGGATTCCAAATATTCTGCATGATTCTGTGCCTTATGGCAAGGATTCTTCTGAAAATGCCGTTGTCAGGACAGTCGGCAAGCCGAAGAAATTTGATTTTGAAGTAAAGCCGCATGGCGAGCTAATGGAAGAGCTGAATATTGCGGATTTTAAAAGAGCTGCAAAGATTGCAGGAACAGGGTTCTACTATCTTAAAGGAGCATTGGCATTGCTTGACCTATCATTGCAAAGGTTTGCAATTGATTTCCTGATAAAACGCGGATTTACGCTGATAGAGCCGCCATTTATGATGAACAAAAAAAGCTATGAAGGAGTTATCGAGCTCGAAGCTTTTGAAAAAGTGATGTATAAAATACAGGATGAAGACCTTTACATGATTGCAACATCAGAGCATCCAATGGGAGCAATGCATGCCAATGAAGTGCTTGATGAGAAAGGCCTTCCAATAAGATTCTGCGGCATTAGCACGAATTTCAGAAGGGAGATCGGAAGCCATGGCATTGATACAAGGGGGTTATTCAGAGTGCACCAGTTCAATAAAATAGAGCAGTTTGTATTCTGCAGGCCAGAGGAATCATGGAAAATGCACGAGGAAATCCAAAAAAATTCAGAAGACATGTACAAAGCATTAGAGATTCCGTTCAGGGTTGTAAGCGTGTGCACAGGAGATATTGGGATAATAGCTGCAAAAAAATATGATATTGAAGCATGGTCTCCAAGGGAAAAGCAGTATTTTGAAGTTGGCTCAAATTCAAACTGCACAGCTTACCAGGCAGCAAGGCTTAACATAAAACTGCAGAGAAAAGATGGGACAAGAGAGTATCTGCATACGCTGAACAATACAGGAATCGCAACATCAAGGGCAATGAGGGCAATTCTTGAGAATTACCAAAATAAAGACGGAACAATAACTGTGCCGAAAGTTTTAGTTCCTTACATGAACGGAATAAAGAAGATTGACAAGATTTAA